CGATAAGGGCGACTGCAAGAAGTATTCCCGTAATTTATTCCTGTTGGTCAGGAGATTGGCCATCTGGACCAATAAGTATTCGACATCAAATGGTTTTTCTATGTATGCGTCTGCACCCAGCTCCAGGCCGGTTATCTTTGAGCGAAGCGTATTCTTCGCAGTTAACAGGATCACCGGAATATGACTGTATTCGAGACTGGACTTCACAAATTTACAAACTTCGTACCCATCCAGAACAGGCATCATTACATCGCTGATGATGAGCTGAATAGCCTCATGCCTAAGCACTTCCAGCGCTTCCTGACCGTTGGTAGTGGTGATCACTGCATAAAGCTGGACCAATTCATCGCTTATAGCTTTTAACATTTCGGTGTTGTCATCAATTAACAGTACAGCTGGCTTCATTTCCAAAGAATTTGTTAGGGGTTTGTTTTTAAATCAAGGTCTTTTGGGTCATAGTTAACTGGCAGGTTAAGGGTAAATAAGTTTATAGTGTTTTGTTCATTACTGTAGCTTAGTTCACCTCCTGACAACTGTGCCAGGGAGCGTGCCAGTGGGAGGCCTATACCTGTTCCTGAGACGGTCTGGTGATGCATTACCCTGAAAAAAGGTTCGAATATTTTATCTTTTAGATTTTCCGGGATTATTTCCCCATCGTTTTTGATTTTCACTGCAAAAAGCGCCTTGGGTTTTACAGTCTTTTGTAGGGTTACTTCTACGAAGGTATCGCTGTATTTTATCGCATTACTAAACAGGTTAAATAAAATTTTTTGTAATGCATCCATGTCGACGAGCGCATAAACAGGAGATGCAGGTATTTTAAGCTTAAACCGGCGATTGTTTTGATCCGCAAGCGCAGAAAAGCTATCGAAAGTTGACGTTAGCAACTCCGAAATATTACTCCTTTTAAAATCCAATCTATAGTTAGAGATCTCAGTTTGTCTGAAATCAAGGAATTGACTTGTCAGTTCTATCAACCGTTCAGTGTTGTTACTGATCATTTTAAGGCTGCCGGCAATTTCGGGATTGTTACCGGACTCCCGGATCACTTTGCGGAGCGGGATTTTGATGAGGGTAAGCGGCGTTTTTATTTCGTGTGCAATATTGGTAAAGAATTCAATTTTAGCATCAATGGTTTCTTTCTCATTCTTCAGTTGGATCAATGCAACTTTTCGTTGATTTTTTAGTTCCATTTGGGTGTGATAAACGTTGGCAATGATCAGGATGATGACCAAAAGTAACACGGCATAACTACCATAGGCTGATTTGCTTAGCCACCATGGTGAAAGAATTTGTATGTGAAGCTTATTCTCCTCGGGTCCCCAATATCCCCCGCTGTTACATGTCTTGATTTTAAAAGTATAGTTACCTGCGGGGATCCTTGTAAAGAACACTTTCCGGTTTTTGTCCAGGTAGGTCCATTTATCTGTTAATCCATCCAGTTTAAAGGCGTAACGCTGTCCGTTGGGAATCGAGAACCCCGGTGATGAAAACTCGATATTGAAGCTTGACTCATCATGTCGCAGCGTAATGTGGTCTTCAAAGGTGATAGATTTCGTCAAAAGTCGTGAGTTTTTTTCAATCGGGACTTCTTTGTTGTTTATTTCCAGGCTGGTAATATAAACCGGTGGGATGTAGGTGTTTTTTGTGAAATTGCCGGGATTGAAGCTAACCAGTCCGTTCATGCTTCCGAAATAAAGGTTTCCGTCGGTAGTCTTTAAGGATGAATTGTGATTGAACTGGTCCGATAGCAGGCCGTTAGCCTTGGTAAGCACTTCCGACTTTAACGTTTTGGGGCTAAAACGGACCAAACCTTTAGTAGTTCCTATCCATAAAAAGTGTTTATCATCTTCTAAAATGCTTAATATGTAGTCGCTTGGAAATCCGTTCTTTACTCCGTATCTGATCATCTGCCCGGTCGGCACCTTCAATTTACATAGTCCTTCATTTGTACCGAACCACCTGTTTTTTTTACTATCTTCAAAGCAAACGTTGACCCAGTTGTTGCTGAGCGATGTACTATCTTTAGGCACGTTTTTAAAACTCCCTGCAATTTTTGTTTTAGGATCATAATAAAAAAGGCCACTTGCAAATGTGCCTGCATAGATTATTCCATCAGAGCTCTCTGTAATGGAGGAATACCATGTTCTGCCTGGAAACCCGGTAAGCGGCAGGAATCTGTCTGTTTTTGGCTCGTATCTATATAGGCCATTTGCGGTCCCTACGATTTTGTTGCCATCACGTGTCTGATATAAGCAATAAATGAAATTTGACGACAAGCCGCTTGCGTTACCTGATTTGTATTTTTTAATGACTTTGCCCGACCTGATATTCATCACGTCCAAGCCGTTTTCAAAAGTGCCAATCCATAATTCATTTCCCGAGGCCAGAAGGCCCTGGACGTTATTATAGGATATAGCATACTTTGATTTACCGGAAAGAAAGTTGGTAAATCTCCCGGTTTTTATGTCCATTTTATTGAGGCCCGCATCTTCTGTGCCTATCCAGATGTCTCCATTATGGTCTTGTTCGAGATCCCTTACAATGTTTCCGCCTATGGAATTATCGCCGATCCTGGGGCTGAAACGGCGAAAGGGGGTAAACTGCATTGGATAATAATTCAGGCCGCCAAAGTAGGTTCCAACCCAAATCCCCCCCTCCTTATCCTTGTATAAACTATGGACGGCGTTGTCACTTAGAGAAGAGGCGTCATCATAGCGCTTTTTTAAATGCTGAAAATTGCCGCATTTCCTGTTGTAAATGAATATTCCGAACTCGGTTGCAATCCAGAATTCATCTTTAGCCGTTTGGAGAATTGATCGGACAAAGAGATTTTGTTCATAATTAACCGGGATTTTTACGGTTGTGTGGGTCAATGATTTAGTATCAAATATGATTATTTCGGGGGCCGATCTGCAAACAAAAAGATATCTGCCGTCAACCAGGGCCATATTACCCAGCCTTCTATCGCCTGGATATCCGGCACCGAAAATGTTGTACGTAGCAAACGAATTATAGCTAGGAATATACTTTTTTATCAGGCCTCCCTCTGTCGAAAACCAAGTGTTGCCATCGGGTGTGGTACAAATTCCATTAGCTTTAAAATAATCGCGCTGCTTAAACTGTTTAAATTTATCTTCTGCAATAACATATTGTGCAACTGATGAATCTGTTAAAAACCATATGTGCCCAGCCCGGTCATCATTAATATCATATACAGCTAGTCCCTTCGTCAACGAAATTAAGGTAAACACTTCATATTTGTCGTCATACTTGTATAGTCCGTCCTGGGTTCCAACCCAAAGCCTCCCTTTTTGGTCCTCCTTCAGGCTATAGATCGAGTTATTGCCGAAGGTTTCTTCCGCACCATCTTTTTTTCGAAAAACTTTAAAATTGTACCCGTCAAAACGATTCAACCCATCTTTCGTAGCAAACCACATAAAACCCCGCTTGTCCTGAAGGATAGAGACAACCGCGTTATTTGACAGCCCCTGTTCAACCTGATATTTCTTAAAGTGATAGGATTGCCCGCTCGCACTGAATTTACAAAAAATCAGGAGTACAACAAACATCAGCGTTCGTAGCAGAAATTGGTTACCGGTCATGCAAAAAAAATAGGCTAATAATGCAATTATAAGATCTTCCAGCATAATAATGCAGAATTGGCACTAATCGTCGAAAAAATGGGATTTTGTGTAGAATTTACAAAACTATTTTTTACAGCTTCCCGGACAATGATATTTTGAGCCGTTATGGAGTCTGCGTCTCTAACCACCCTTGTTTGTCAATTACAAGCTTTAAGCGAAATCACATTGCTGAAAAAAAGTATCGTTTTATCATAGTGTCCTATATATCACTTAATTCAGTCTATACATTATATGCTTTGCGCATATAAAACTTCGCGAAAATTCGCACAGCGGGGCTAAATTAATGGTTTTTGCTGCGGTAAATGTGCATGGCGCTATTAAGACACTATCGGTTGAATTATTGGTATTTCCGGTAGAATTTGCGAATGGAGTTCTCAATACCTTCGTCATATAAACCAAGTGCCTAATCAATAGGCCAACCAATTATCTGAACAATATCGAATCAGATTTACTGATAAGATATGCTAAACATTTATAATAGACAATATGAGGAAACTTCTACTTTTTTTCTTTTTTACCACCCTTGTGCAGGTTACTGCCGCACAGCAATCTGTCATAGATCAATTGTTATACGGTGTCGCTTACTATGATGAATACATGCCCTACGATCGCCTGGACAAAGATGTTCAAATGATGAAAGAGGCGGGTATCAATGTCGTACGTATCGCGGAATCGACCTGGAGCACTTTAGAACCCCAGGAGGGCGTATTTGACTTTAAGCACATCGACCGTGTTTTAGATGCCATGCATAAAGCCGGGATCAAGGTCATTATCGGTACACCAACCTATGCTGTACCAACCTGGCTTGTTCGCAAATACCCGGATGTCCTGGCAATTACATCCCGTGGTCCCAATCAATATGGCCCCCGTCAGAACATGGACATCTCTAATAAGGATTTCCTTGACCATGCAGAACGGGTTATCCGTAAATTACTTGAACATGTTAAAGATCAGCCGGCTATTATCGGCTACCAGATAGACAATGAAACCAAGGCTTACAACACTGCCGGGCCGCAGGTTCAAAAGAAGTTTGTTAGCTATATGCATAACAAGTTTGGCACGCTTGACAGCATCAACAGAGCGTTCGGGCTGGATTACTGGAGTAACCGCATCAATAGCTGGGAGGATTTTCCATCCATGGTTAATTCTATCAATGCGAGCCAAAATGCCGAGTTTGCAAAGTTTCAGCGCAAGTTGGTGACGGAGTATCTGTCCTGGCAGGCAAGGATCGTAAATGAATATAAAAAACCGGGGCAATTTGTAACACAGAATTTCGACTTTGACTGGGCAGGATACTCCTATGGGATCCAGTCTGAGGTCGACCATTTCGCCGCTGCGAAATCCTTGGATATAGCGGGTGTTGATATCTATCATCCATCACAGGACGCACTTACCGGGACAGAAATTTCTTTTGGTGGTGATGTTGCCCGTTCCATGAAAGGCGGAAAGAATTACCTTTTACTTGAAACGGAGGCCCAGGGTTTTGCGCAATGGGTCCCGTACCCGGGACAGTTACGCCTTCAGGCTTTTAGTCATCTTGCCTCGGGAGCAAATATGGTCGAATACTGGCATTGGCACTCCATCCATAATTCCGCGGAGACCTATTGGAAGGGGCTGTTAAGCCATGATTTTCAGCCGAACCCCACTTATAATGAAGCGAAAACTATCGGCAAGGATTTTCAACGTTTAAGTTCGCATTTGTTAAACCTGAAAAAGACGAATAAGGTAGCCATATTATTCAGCAACGAAGCGCTGACCGGTTTCAATTCGTTTCGGTTCGAATCGGGGACGAAAAGAAGCTACAATGACATGGTTCGGTTAGTTTATGACGCCCTGTTCCGGATGAATGTCGGGGTAGATTTCGTTGATCCGACAAGCACCAATATTGAAAATTATAAGCTGCTTGTTGTGCCGGCTTTATACGCCGCCCCTGATAGCCTGCTTCAGCGACTAAACCGTTTTGTAAAAAATGGCGGACACATTGTGTACACGCTTAGAAGCGGTTTCTCCGACCAAAATATTAAGGTAAGAAGTGTTTTACAACCGGGAATTGTCAGTGAGGCTTGTGGCATTTCCTATAGCCAGTTCGTGGTACCTAAAAACGTCGCCTTAAAAGACAATCCCTTTCGGGTTAACCCCGAAGATAATCAGGTTAGTTCCTGGATGGAACTGATCACCCCGGCCACCGCTAAAGTACTCGCTTACTATGATCATCCGGTTTGGGGGAAATACGCAGCGGTTACGCAGAATAACTTTGGAAAGGGCATGGCGACCTATGTAGGGTGCGTTACCAGCGCCAGTGTCATGGAGAAAATCCTCGCGGATGCCGTAAAGAAAGCAGGACTTTGGGGAGAGGACCAGAATTTATATTTTCCTGTTATTACCAAATACGGTACCAACCAGAGCGGCAGAACTATTCGTTATTTACTGAATTACTCGGCACAGCCGGCGGTTGTCAAATATACGTTCGGATCAGGGTACGAACTGTTTTCGGGTAAAAAAGTAAATACAAACAGCGAAATCAAGCTGGAACCATGGGACGTGAAAATTGTCGAGCAGCAATAGCCTGACCGAAGAGGAAATCTTTGCTTAAAAAAAAATTCAGTTCAGTCGCGAGCGGGCTATACCTAACACACATCTTTTATTAAACGTCACAGCTATTTCAGATGGGCAGAATAGACATGACTAAATTTTCGGGTAATATTTTATTAAAGCCATTGAAAATCAAATATTTAAAACTTTTTCTTGAATTAAAAAGGGATTCCTATCACTAATTTAAACAACACAATTATGAACAATCATCGACTAAAACTACATCATTTTTCCAGGCGCCGCTTCAGATACCCCTCTGGACTGCTCATTATGCTCTGTGTGTTTTTCACTTCTATCGTATCAGCGTATGCACAGCAGACCGTGCGGGGAAAAGTAACTACGGATGCAGGTGCTGCCGTGCCTGGAGCTTCGGTACAAGTTAAAGGAACAAAAGTCGCTACGAGCACCAATACTACCGGAGACTTTATCATTAGCGCCCCCGGGAATGCAACGCTGGTCATCACGAACATTGGTTTTGAGACACAGGAAATTAAAGTTGACAATCAATCCAATATCAAAGTACAGTTAAAATCCTCGTCAACGGAGATGCAGCAGGTGGTGATCGTTGGTTACGGAACGCAGCGTAAAGCAACCTTATCCGGTTCTGTTGCTACAGTAAAGGGTTCTGAACTTACTAAATCGCCCAATGTTAACGTGAGTAATTCACTCGTGGGACGCTTACCCGGGCTTACAGCTGTAAATTCGGGTGGTGAACCGGGATACGACGGCTCAACACTGAGAATACGCGGCGTTAATACATTTGGAAATGCCAATCCATTGATTGTTGTAGATGGCGTGCCTGGTCGATCCTTAGAGCGAATCGACCCTGCTACTATTGAAAGCGTTACTGTTTTAAAGGATGCTTCCGCTGCCATTTACGGCGCTCAGGCGGCAAACGGGGTTATCCTGGTGACCACCAAACGGGGTAAGACAGGAAGTCCATCAATTACGGTCAGTTTAAACCAGGGATACGGCAGGCCTACGCGTCTTCCAAAAATGGCCGACGCTGCTGAATATGCAACTGCGCTGAATGAAATTGCCGCGTACCGTAACGCCCCTGCTAAATATACACAGGAGGACCTGGAACTGTACAGATCAGGAGCCGATCCCTGGGGCCATCCGAATACGGATTGGTTCAAGGAAGTACTTAAGCCGTGGTCCGGTCAAAAATCCGGTAACGCAACGGTTTCCGGCGGTAACGAAGGGTTCAAATATTTCGTTTCCATGTCCGGCAGAAGCCAGGATGGTTTCTATCGTAACAGTGCAACCAAGTATAATCAATACGATCTGCGGTCAAATTTCGACGCGAAGCTTAACAAATATTTGTCCTTAACGGTCGATCTCTCGGGACGGATGGAAGACAGGAATTTCCCGACGCGGTCATCCGGTGATATTTTCGCCATGACCATGCGCGGCAAGCCTAACCTTCCTGCTTACTGGCCAAACGGCCTTCCGGGTCCTGATATCGAGTTCGGAAATAACCCGGCAGTCATCAGTACTTCTGCAACGGGTTATGACAGGGATAAACGTTATGTGACCAACACCAACTTCAGCCTGAATTTTAAGGTTCCCGGCGTGGAAGGTCTGTCTATAACCGGTAATGCGGCACTTGATAAGAATATCCGTTTTAATAAAACCTTCCGTACGCCCTGGTATCTCTATTCATGGGACGGTACTACCAGGGATAGTGACGGAAACCCTGTGCTGGCAAAAAATAAAAAAGGTTTTGACAGCCCGGAACTCAATGAATATATGGAGGACAACGGAGGATCGCTGATCAACGCTTTAGTAAACTACGAAAAGTCATTTGATAAGCACAATTTCAAATTTCTTGCTGGTGCGGAAAAAATAAAAGGCAGCGGCGATAACTTTTCCGCCTACAGGCGCAACTTCATTTCGACTGCTATTGATCAGTTATTTGCCGGAGGTGTCGATCAGTTTTTGACCAATAATGGTTCCGGCTATCAGAATTCACGTTTAAATTATTTTGGAAGGGTTAACTACGCTTTTGCCAATAAATATCTGATGGAGTTTGTATGGCGCTACCAGGCATCCTATATTTTTGAAAAATCAAGCCGCTTCGGATTCTTCCCGGGTGTTTCTTTAGGCTATGTGATATCTGAAGAAAAATTCTGGAAAGATAACCTGTCTTTTGCTGATTATTTCAAATTACGCGCCTCCGTTGGAAGCACCGGGAACGACCAGATAGATCCGTTCCGGTATCTTGCCACTTATGGGTTAGGCAGCCTGGCTTATATCAATAATAGCGGTGCTACGCTTAATCCAACCTTGTACGAAACAGGCGTTCCCAATGTAAATACTACGTGGGAGAAAGCCACCCAAAGAAACATTGGATTTGACGTCAGGTTCCTGGATAGTAAATTGTCGGTTACTGCTGATTATTTTTACAATACCCGGTCTAATATTTTGGCTTTTCGAAACGCTTCCGTACCGAATTCTGCCGGAATTACTTTGCCTCCGGAAAATATCGGGAAAACTGCCAACAAGGGTTTTGATTTCAGCGTGGAGTATCGGGGTAATACAGGCGCTCTTAATTTCCAGTTAGGTCTGAATGGCGGCTACGCGAAAAATAAGGTCGTTTTCTGGGATGAGCCGCCAGGTGCACCAGATTACCAAAGATCTACAGGCTATCCCATCGGATCCACGCTGTATTACGACGCGATCGGTGTTTTTCGTACCCAGGCTGACCTGGACGATTATCCGCATTGGGGCGGAGCCCGCTTAGGCGATGTTAAATTTAGTGATGTCGATAAAAACGGCGTTATCGATGCAAATGACCGTATCAGGATCAACAAAAACAATATTCCTACATGGACGGGCGGTTTTACGCTGGCTTTGCAGTACAAGGGGTTCGACTTGTCGGTGCTTGTACAGGGTGCAGCGGGTGCGGTACAGTATCTGGCGCCTGAGTCAGGGGAATTTGGTAACTTTCTCAAAAGCTTTTACGATCAGCGCTGGACGCCCGAAAATCCAAATTCCACCGGCCCGCGCACGTTTAACCGCTCTGATGAGTACTGGATGAATCAGAACAATACCTTCTGGCTGGCCAAGACAGATTATGTTCGTTTAAAAAATGTTGAATTGGGTTATACGCTTCCGGTAAAATTCCAGAACTGGGGGATCAAAAACTTCAGGATCTATACGAACGGTTTCAATTTATTGACCTATAGTCCGGGTATGAAAGATTATGATCCTGAGTTAAGTTCCGGCAGAGGTTACAGCTATCCATTGCAAAAGATAGTGAACCTAGGTATCTCCGCAAGTTTTTAAGTAACCGATTTAGTTAAACATAATTAAACTAACGAAAGATGAAACGCTTTAGCTACATAATTTTAACATTGCTTTTTATATGCAGTACCCCTTCCTGTAAAAAGGATTTTCTCGATCTGAAGCCACTTGACAAGTATTCAGATGAGGCGGTATGGACCGACCCTGCACTCGTACAAACCTTTGTGAATAATATTTATAACGGCGTTCCCTATCCATTCACGGCTGTGATGTTATCATCCACTGTGGATGAATCTATGGCAGTATGGGACTGGGAGACCAGTAACGTGACCAACAGCCTTGTTACGCCAAGCTACCTGTCGATCTGGGATCCGAATTTCTGGGTTCCTTCCATACATGAAAAATCGATGTCATGGCAGCCGACCTATAAGAACATCAGGGCATGTAATCTTTTTCTGGAAAAGATCGATGCCGTTAACTTTGACGATCAAAACAGAAAAGACCAGCTCAAGGGTGAAGTAATGTTCCTAAGAGCCTACTTTTATCATCAGCTCGTTTCCCTGTATGGGGGTGTGCCTTTGATCACAAAAGCATATAGCCTCAATGATGATTTCGAAGCTCCCCGAGACAGCTATGAAAAATGCATTGATTTCATCGGCAGTGAATGTGACAAAGCTGCGGCATTGTTACCGGTGAGCGGCGATAAAGCCAGGGCGACCAAAGGGGCGGTACTTGCCTTAAAGGCAAGAGTACTGTTATATGCCGCCTCTGATCTTTACAACAGCAATGGCGCTTGGGCTGCATCCTATTCAAATAAAGAGCTGATCGGGTATGTTGGGGGCAACAGGGAGGCCCGGTGGACTGCCGCAAAAAATGCAGCCAAGGCCGTAATGGATCTTGGTGTTTATCACCTTTATAAAGAAAATCCTGCAACAAGCACAGAAGCGGCTAAGAATTATGGAGACCTGTTTCTGAATAATGGTAATGAAGAAGATATTTATCTGCAGTATTACGATAATCTACATAACTCGCAATGGGATTCGCCGAGCCCCGGCCTTTTCAACGGACCAAACGGCTGGCACAACTGGGGAGGCAATACACCCATTGGTCAATTTGTTGATTCATACGAGATGAAAGACGGAACGAAATTCAGCTGGTCCAATCCTACCGAGGCAGCCGACCCATATAAAGACCGGGATCCCCGTTTTTATGCCAGTATCCTTTATGACGGCGCTGTGTGGAGACAAAGACCAGCTGATGTAAGAAATGCAGATCCGGTGGGCATTGTACAAGTAGGTACTTATAAAAAGGCCGACGGATCGACCTTTAACGGCCTGGATACCCGAAAGGGGCCTGTTGAGGATTGGAACGGCACTTATACCGGTTATTACCTGCGTAAATTTATTGATCCGTCCATCGATCATCAATATGTAAAGCAACAGTTACCCTGGAGAAGATTTCGCTATGCTGAGGTTCTGCTGAATTATGCGGAGGCCTGTATAGCCCTGGGCCAGGAATCTGAAGCCCGCCAGTATATCAATCTGATCAGGAAGCGTGCAGGAATGCCAGCTATTAATGATGCTGGCAGCGCATTGACGGAAAGGTACAGGAACGAGCGCCGTATTGAATTAGCCTATGAGGAACAGCGTTTTTTTGACGTTCGTCGATGGATGATCCCGGCGGGTGCGTATGCTGCCGCCAGCGGGGTGGAGATAAAAGGAGATATGGCAGCAAATGGCACTATTTCAAACCGTACCTATGCCGTGAAAACGGTGCAGGCCAGAAACTGGCTCCCAAGATTTTATCTGTTACCCATTCAAATTGATGAGTTGAACAGAAATTCCAAACTTATTCAAAACCCCTTATACTAATCTTCATTGTTATGGTATCCATCAATCCCGTCGTACCGCTTAAAAGACGCTATCATTGATGAAGAACAAAAGGAAGTTTGCTGCCTGTTGTAAGCAAAACCCGCAAGTCATCGTATGGCAGAATGTTATTAAAAGTAATCCGGGATTTCCTGGATTACTTTTTTTATTGACTGGATTGACCGGGCGTAATAAAGATTCGTCCTTCAGAATGCCCATTAACGTTATAGGGAAAACACATAACATTCATGGTGTACAAAAGTTGTTGGGGCATTATTTGGATGATATATTTAGTAACTTCGGGTAAACGCAAAAGAATGACACAAACGCAACGAAGCCGCAACACCTGGTTAACCCTACTCATCATATTTACATTTTTTTTAAGCGCGGCAGCTATGGCACAGAATAATCACCTATATAGAATTGCCAAAATTCAAGTTGATCCGGCGCAGCTGGTTAATTATAACATTGCTTTGAAGGAGCAAATGACTACAGCTATCCGTGTAGAACCGGGAGTACTAAGTTATTATGCTGTTGCCGATAAAAAGGAGCCGACACATATTACGATTTTTGAAGTATATGCTGATTCAACTGCCTATAAAGCCCATATACAGGCCCCGCATTTTAAGAAATACAAGGAAACCGTTCAGCACATGGTCACTTTCTTAGAAGTTACAGATGTAGAATTAATCGGATCGGCAAAAAAGCCGGGTATGTAGGTAGCGAAAGATAAAAGGTTAATCATGGAGGGCTTTAACAGCTACAACCGGGTCATCACTTCGATTTCCTGTTGGATTACCTGACAGCCGGCGTGATCGTCAAGCCGGCTATTGAAATGTTCTATATCTATTTTAATCAAAAGATTGCGTTGACCTTCCGGAAGACCCGAAAGACCCCGCAACATACCGGCATTCGGATCGCTGCAAAACGGGAATATCGTGCCAGTTTGAGAATAACCTTACCTGCTATTACTGATTTCACGTTTGATGAGGGCGAGACATTTGATACAGCCTGGCTACTACTTAGCGATGGCCATAATGATTTTGAAAGCGCCGCGATACAGCTTTGCGAACTCGTATCATGCCAAGATATCAGGATCGGCAAAGTGACGCCCAGCAGCGTAGCTATATGGCAGCATTCAGCTTGATCATTAGTCTGCTGAGCAATTAAACCGGTCTTTAGGAT
The genomic region above belongs to Mucilaginibacter sp. KACC 22773 and contains:
- a CDS encoding beta-galactosidase, which gives rise to MRKLLLFFFFTTLVQVTAAQQSVIDQLLYGVAYYDEYMPYDRLDKDVQMMKEAGINVVRIAESTWSTLEPQEGVFDFKHIDRVLDAMHKAGIKVIIGTPTYAVPTWLVRKYPDVLAITSRGPNQYGPRQNMDISNKDFLDHAERVIRKLLEHVKDQPAIIGYQIDNETKAYNTAGPQVQKKFVSYMHNKFGTLDSINRAFGLDYWSNRINSWEDFPSMVNSINASQNAEFAKFQRKLVTEYLSWQARIVNEYKKPGQFVTQNFDFDWAGYSYGIQSEVDHFAAAKSLDIAGVDIYHPSQDALTGTEISFGGDVARSMKGGKNYLLLETEAQGFAQWVPYPGQLRLQAFSHLASGANMVEYWHWHSIHNSAETYWKGLLSHDFQPNPTYNEAKTIGKDFQRLSSHLLNLKKTNKVAILFSNEALTGFNSFRFESGTKRSYNDMVRLVYDALFRMNVGVDFVDPTSTNIENYKLLVVPALYAAPDSLLQRLNRFVKNGGHIVYTLRSGFSDQNIKVRSVLQPGIVSEACGISYSQFVVPKNVALKDNPFRVNPEDNQVSSWMELITPATAKVLAYYDHPVWGKYAAVTQNNFGKGMATYVGCVTSASVMEKILADAVKKAGLWGEDQNLYFPVITKYGTNQSGRTIRYLLNYSAQPAVVKYTFGSGYELFSGKKVNTNSEIKLEPWDVKIVEQQ
- a CDS encoding response regulator transcription factor, with protein sequence MKPAVLLIDDNTEMLKAISDELVQLYAVITTTNGQEALEVLRHEAIQLIISDVMMPVLDGYEVCKFVKSSLEYSHIPVILLTAKNTLRSKITGLELGADAYIEKPFDVEYLLVQMANLLTNRNKLREYFLQSPLSQIRSIAHTKSEELFLEKLNNAILLHIDSQSLDIDKLVALTNMSRTSLFRKIKAISGLTPNELINITRLKKAAELMAEDDFKVYEIAYMVGFNSQTSFGRSFFRQFGITPKEFQKRKQSEKNN
- a CDS encoding ligand-binding sensor domain-containing protein, whose amino-acid sequence is MTGNQFLLRTLMFVVLLIFCKFSASGQSYHFKKYQVEQGLSNNAVVSILQDKRGFMWFATKDGLNRFDGYNFKVFRKKDGAEETFGNNSIYSLKEDQKGRLWVGTQDGLYKYDDKYEVFTLISLTKGLAVYDINDDRAGHIWFLTDSSVAQYVIAEDKFKQFKQRDYFKANGICTTPDGNTWFSTEGGLIKKYIPSYNSFATYNIFGAGYPGDRRLGNMALVDGRYLFVCRSAPEIIIFDTKSLTHTTVKIPVNYEQNLFVRSILQTAKDEFWIATEFGIFIYNRKCGNFQHLKKRYDDASSLSDNAVHSLYKDKEGGIWVGTYFGGLNYYPMQFTPFRRFSPRIGDNSIGGNIVRDLEQDHNGDIWIGTEDAGLNKMDIKTGRFTNFLSGKSKYAISYNNVQGLLASGNELWIGTFENGLDVMNIRSGKVIKKYKSGNASGLSSNFIYCLYQTRDGNKIVGTANGLYRYEPKTDRFLPLTGFPGRTWYSSITESSDGIIYAGTFASGLFYYDPKTKIAGSFKNVPKDSTSLSNNWVNVCFEDSKKNRWFGTNEGLCKLKVPTGQMIRYGVKNGFPSDYILSILEDDKHFLWIGTTKGLVRFSPKTLKSEVLTKANGLLSDQFNHNSSLKTTDGNLYFGSMNGLVSFNPGNFTKNTYIPPVYITSLEINNKEVPIEKNSRLLTKSITFEDHITLRHDESSFNIEFSSPGFSIPNGQRYAFKLDGLTDKWTYLDKNRKVFFTRIPAGNYTFKIKTCNSGGYWGPEENKLHIQILSPWWLSKSAYGSYAVLLLVIILIIANVYHTQMELKNQRKVALIQLKNEKETIDAKIEFFTNIAHEIKTPLTLIKIPLRKVIRESGNNPEIAGSLKMISNNTERLIELTSQFLDFRQTEISNYRLDFKRSNISELLTSTFDSFSALADQNNRRFKLKIPASPVYALVDMDALQKILFNLFSNAIKYSDTFVEVTLQKTVKPKALFAVKIKNDGEIIPENLKDKIFEPFFRVMHHQTVSGTGIGLPLARSLAQLSGGELSYSNEQNTINLFTLNLPVNYDPKDLDLKTNP
- a CDS encoding SusC/RagA family TonB-linked outer membrane protein, producing MNNHRLKLHHFSRRRFRYPSGLLIMLCVFFTSIVSAYAQQTVRGKVTTDAGAAVPGASVQVKGTKVATSTNTTGDFIISAPGNATLVITNIGFETQEIKVDNQSNIKVQLKSSSTEMQQVVIVGYGTQRKATLSGSVATVKGSELTKSPNVNVSNSLVGRLPGLTAVNSGGEPGYDGSTLRIRGVNTFGNANPLIVVDGVPGRSLERIDPATIESVTVLKDASAAIYGAQAANGVILVTTKRGKTGSPSITVSLNQGYGRPTRLPKMADAAEYATALNEIAAYRNAPAKYTQEDLELYRSGADPWGHPNTDWFKEVLKPWSGQKSGNATVSGGNEGFKYFVSMSGRSQDGFYRNSATKYNQYDLRSNFDAKLNKYLSLTVDLSGRMEDRNFPTRSSGDIFAMTMRGKPNLPAYWPNGLPGPDIEFGNNPAVISTSATGYDRDKRYVTNTNFSLNFKVPGVEGLSITGNAALDKNIRFNKTFRTPWYLYSWDGTTRDSDGNPVLAKNKKGFDSPELNEYMEDNGGSLINALVNYEKSFDKHNFKFLAGAEKIKGSGDNFSAYRRNFISTAIDQLFAGGVDQFLTNNGSGYQNSRLNYFGRVNYAFANKYLMEFVWRYQASYIFEKSSRFGFFPGVSLGYVISEEKFWKDNLSFADYFKLRASVGSTGNDQIDPFRYLATYGLGSLAYINNSGATLNPTLYETGVPNVNTTWEKATQRNIGFDVRFLDSKLSVTADYFYNTRSNILAFRNASVPNSAGITLPPENIGKTANKGFDFSVEYRGNTGALNFQLGLNGGYAKNKVVFWDEPPGAPDYQRSTGYPIGSTLYYDAIGVFRTQADLDDYPHWGGARLGDVKFSDVDKNGVIDANDRIRINKNNIPTWTGGFTLALQYKGFDLSVLVQGAAGAVQYLAPESGEFGNFLKSFYDQRWTPENPNSTGPRTFNRSDEYWMNQNNTFWLAKTDYVRLKNVELGYTLPVKFQNWGIKNFRIYTNGFNLLTYSPGMKDYDPELSSGRGYSYPLQKIVNLGISASF